A stretch of Nonomuraea africana DNA encodes these proteins:
- a CDS encoding transposase — MTDSRSATCWTSSPAPPTSSAGTTIFGPASGSDTKIKESLGRYVLTVFTYGTLLGPAQVAAHMRGQVSAAELARAANKHATSEKIAKASTMVINAFNQLDIASMWGDGKTVAADGSQVEMSRRRRRARSA; from the coding sequence ATGACCGACTCCCGCAGCGCGACCTGCTGGACATCCTCACCCGCACCGCCTACCAGCTCGGCTGGCACCACCATTTTCGGGCCAGCCTCCGGCTCCGACACGAAGATCAAGGAGTCACTCGGCCGATACGTGTTGACCGTGTTCACCTACGGCACGCTGCTCGGCCCCGCCCAGGTTGCCGCGCATATGCGCGGTCAGGTCAGTGCCGCCGAACTCGCCCGGGCGGCGAACAAGCACGCCACCAGCGAGAAGATCGCCAAAGCCTCCACGATGGTGATCAACGCCTTCAACCAGCTCGACATCGCCTCAATGTGGGGCGACGGCAAGACCGTGGCCGCCGATGGCTCCCAGGTCGAAATGAGTCGCAGGCGCCGACGAGCTCGAAGCGCGTGA
- a CDS encoding MBL fold metallo-hydrolase, whose amino-acid sequence MLTQVAEGVLVHQSELLQNNTVVVQGRAGVLLIDPGITGDEMVCLANDLRELGQTVVAGFATHPDWDHVLWHPELGEAPRYGTARCAAYMRDLRSNADWKARVAEGLPPEIADETPLDLFGLITGLPAGTAQIPWDGPGVRIIDHPAHAPGHAALLIEERGVLVAGDMLSDVLVPGLDDLNDTNDPIEEYFVGLRLLEGVAGDVDVVVPGHGSVGGADQVHARIELDRAYVLALREGRVPSDPRVGPSAKPGWEWVSDIHIGEVQRLAERSKRGGTPG is encoded by the coding sequence ATGCTGACGCAGGTCGCGGAGGGTGTGCTGGTCCACCAGAGCGAGCTACTCCAGAACAACACCGTTGTCGTGCAGGGCCGGGCCGGCGTGTTGCTCATCGACCCGGGAATAACGGGCGACGAAATGGTCTGCCTCGCGAACGACCTTCGCGAGTTGGGCCAGACCGTCGTGGCGGGCTTCGCGACGCATCCTGATTGGGATCACGTGCTCTGGCACCCCGAGCTCGGCGAAGCGCCCCGTTACGGTACAGCCCGCTGCGCGGCTTATATGCGAGATCTGCGGTCGAACGCGGACTGGAAGGCCCGCGTCGCCGAGGGGTTGCCGCCGGAAATCGCGGACGAGACACCGCTGGACCTGTTCGGCCTCATCACCGGCCTGCCCGCCGGAACTGCGCAGATTCCATGGGATGGCCCTGGAGTCCGGATTATTGACCATCCGGCGCATGCCCCGGGCCATGCGGCGCTGTTGATCGAGGAACGCGGGGTTCTCGTCGCCGGCGACATGCTCTCTGATGTCTTGGTCCCGGGGCTCGACGACTTGAACGACACCAATGACCCGATCGAGGAGTACTTCGTCGGGCTGCGGCTGCTCGAGGGCGTGGCAGGCGACGTCGATGTCGTCGTACCTGGCCACGGGTCAGTCGGCGGAGCCGATCAGGTACACGCGCGGATCGAGCTGGATCGGGCGTACGTGCTCGCCTTGCGTGAGGGCCGTGTTCCCAGTGACCCGCGGGTCGGCCCATCGGCTAAGCCCGGCTGGGAGTGGGTAAGCGACATACACATCGGGGAAGTCCAGCGCCTCGCCGAAAGAAGCAAACGCGGCGGCACACCCGGCTAG